The following coding sequences lie in one Lolium perenne isolate Kyuss_39 chromosome 2, Kyuss_2.0, whole genome shotgun sequence genomic window:
- the LOC127330895 gene encoding probable indole-3-pyruvate monooxygenase YUCCA5 codes for MVLLPTDRMDSLFSPRCVWVNGPIIVGAGPSGLAVAASLREQGVPFVVLEREDCIASLWQKRTYDRLKLHLPKQFCELPRMPFPASYPEYPTRRQFIEYLETYAATFDVKPEFGSTVQTAQFDETSGLWRVQSSSSSGESMEYIGRWLVVATGENAESVVPDIPGLGEFAGEVAHVSEYKSGDKYKGKSVLVVGCGNSGMEVSLDLCDHGALPSMVVRDAVHVLPREVCGRSTFELATMLMAWFPLWFVDKIMVFLSWLILGNLVGFGIRRPAIGPLTLKNMYGRTPVLDTGAMARIRSGDITVVPGVSRFTKNRAELTDGTALDIDAVVMATGYKSNVPQWLQTSDGFFGKDGYPTTAFPNGWKGQSGLYSVGFTRRGLSGASADAVRIAKDLGHVWREETKPTKRAAGACHRRCISVIF; via the coding sequence ATGGTGCTCCTCCCTACTGATCGCATGGACAGCCTCTTCTCCCCGCGCTGCGTGTGGGTCAACGGACCCATCATCGTCGGCGCGGGCCCCTCGGGGCTCGCCGTTGCCGCCAGCCTCCGTGAGCAAGGGGTTCCCTTTGTCGTCCTGGAGCGCGAGGACTGCATCGCCTCGCTTTGGCAGAAGCGCACCTACGACCGCCTCAAGCTCCACCTCCCCAAGCAGTTCTGCGAGCTCCCCAGGATGCCATTCCCGGCCAGCTACCCGGAGTACCCCACCCGCCGCCAGTTCATCGAGTACCTCGAGACCTACGCAGCCACCTTCGACGTCAAGCCGGAGTTCGGCAGCACCGTGCAGACGGCTCAATTCGACGAGACCTCCGGCCTCTGGCGCGTGCAATCCAGCTCCTCCTCCGGCGAGAGCATGGAGTACATCGGCCGCTGGCTCGTGGTCGCCACGGGGGAGAACGCCGAGAGCGTGGTGCCCGACATCCCCGGACTCGGGGAGTTCGCGGGCGAGGTGGCACACGTGTCCGAGTACAAGTCGGGCGACAAGTACAAGGGCAAGAGCGTGCTGGTGGTGGGATGCGGGAACTCCGGCATGGAGGTATCCCTCGACCTCTGCGACCACGGGGCGCTACCGTCCATGGTGGTGCGCGACGCCGTGCACGTCCTGCCCCGCGAGGTCTGCGGCAGGTCCACCTTCGAGCTCGCCACCATGCTCATGGCATGGTTCCCGCTCTGGTTCGTGGACAAGATCATGGTTTTCCTCTCCTGGCTTATCCTTGGTAATCTCGTCGGCTTCGGCATCCGCCGCCCGGCCATCGGCCCGCTCACGCTCAAGAACATGTACGGCCGCACCCCTGTGCTCGACACCGGCGCCATGGCTAGGATCAGATCCGGCGACATCACCGTCGTGCCGGGAGTCTCTCGCTTCACCAAGAACAGGGCTGAGCTCACCGACGGCACGGCGCTCGACATCGACGCCGTGGTGATGGCCACCGGGTACAAGAGTAACGTTCCCCAGTGGCTCCAGACCAGCGACGGCTTCTTCGGCAAGGACGGATACCCTACAACAGCGTTCCCAAACGGCTGGAAGGGCCAGTCCGGGCTATACTCCGTCGGGTTTACCCGCCGCGGCCTCTCCGGCGCCTCCGCCGACGCCGTCCGCATCGCCAAGGACCTCGGCCACGTGTGGAGGGAGGAGACCAAACCCACCAAGAGGGCCGCCGGAGCATGTCACCGTCGGTGCATCTCCGTCATCTTCTAA